tttacatactgtatattacaaatgcaaaaaGTAGTGGCACAACATGTGGGGTATTGTTTTATCTTTTGTTTCATATAATGCAGAATGGAGCCTGAATTAACATAACTCACCTGTCCAGTTACTTTAACAATGGAATTGTCTTCTTAAACATTGTCTCATGAGCTTATTCATTTTAAGATTGAGGAAATTACATcacaacatattttattttattactaagtaataacaatttattatgataataataaaatatgtcaagTCTTGGGATAAAGAATATTAATGGAAGGCTACACAagaaaattatttaattgtgtTGTGTACATTATGGCAAGtatttgaaaattaataaaactaaaattggAAGGGCAGTGAGGAGGCTTTTAACCAGCAGGGATCAGTGCAAGCACTGAGCAATTAAgctataataatttaaagtgTTAATTGATTATTGAAGTTGgaaatattgaaattaatttataaatgtatattaatttgtaatgaaatatgtatataatgtaAATAGTTAGATTTAAGATTAAAATTTGCATGCCGCCCTTGGCTAAATATGTAATACCGACTGCTGATTTATATTCTGTCCAACTTAATGTACCATAtttaagcaaataaattatattctattctattctaagaaATACTGAAACTTACTCATGGTCCTCCAGAATGTCCCGCACCAATCGTAGCCGCAGTCTCACAATCTTCATACTTTGGAAAGGGAACAACCTACAAAACCTAGAAGTGAAGTTAGCGTCGAAACACAGTTCTTTCTTATATTTACAGTGGTCCCATAATCTCGTGTTGTGGCTGAACTGGTGTAAGTGACCCTTCCCATATTTAAAATAGTCTTCCATGTCCTTAAAGTCACAGTTGAGCATGCCCTTGATAGTGCTTAATGCTTTGTCTGCCTGAGGGGGGCCTCTGATCTGAATTATCTCGTAGCTCAAAAATGGCTCATAGTGGTAGAAATTTCCAGCCAATGCATTCAAAATATCACCCAAAAACGTAGTGCCAGATCTCCATGTAGATATAATGAGGCTCCTCAAAGGCTTACCTCCCGATTCCAAGAGTAGGTCCTCCAATTTTTTTACCCCTGAATGTGTGAAATTGTAATCTGATAACTcgtatttaatttttcctcTGGTCTTCTCCAGTAGCTTGTCAAGGTTCGGTGACCCATCGTAAGGGTTTGTCGGAATGAGCTGCGGATACAGTTCATCTCCATCCTCGATCCTCAGGAAGTTCCTAATATTCCTGCGACTCTCTGGGTATGGACGGTTATATGTGTTATCTGTATATCGACTTCCAGCAAGAATTAACAATACACTGAGGCCGAATGCGAAACATATCGAGTAAAAGTTAACTCTCCGCAGCATTACGATGTAAACACGTGTAAAGAGAACGCTGACTAACTGTAAGGGCAGGTATATGTTTAGAACACGAGCACTACCAAGACGCACTCACTATCATTGTTTTGAAGCCTTTGGGTGCATTATAATCATAATTCTTGGCTGCTTGTTACAGCGGAAACACCGCAATGCACCCCCAGCGCCATTTTGAATAAAGTGACGTAGCGTAGATTAAACGTTCAAAtgtcaactttttttttaattaatctgAGCGATGCACACAGACACTCGCCGATGAGccaaaatgttattgaaaaggGCAAAAACTAATAATCTCACAAACTTACATGAAcaaatgtataaataattatgtcaCTGAATAATTTACAACTACATTCAACTCACTACTTCTAACTTCGTAAAATATACCTTTATAAACATTTATAACGTCTACACCTCTTTGAATCAACTACGTGAATGTCTTGTGTTGGTCTTGTGCAATAGCCGCGAACTGCTGAGTTTTTATTCGATTATTAAACCTAGGCATTACGTTAGTGTACCTATTACACCGTGTCATGGTAGTGCAGTGTAATAAGAGCGTTATCACCTAAATTGTCAACAGAACGAAAACAGAACCGAACTAAAACtacttgtaggtacttattactaATGATGCAAATAATTAAATGACACGTTTTTAAACATGAAATTAGTCTTCTtactaattattaattaatacatgtttaaacataaaaaataatgggcCGGGTTCAAGTCCAGGTCTGGGTAAGGTGGCGTTAGGGTAATTACGAATGACtaaaatgctcgggtaatttcgaaaggggaaccttgatatgatggaaataatgatgCCCATATACTCTCCAAGAGTTCAATGGTcaattaaataacttatttattttcccctcaccagctcggaaacacgtgttttgtcgcattttatccactagtgggtaaagtaatttgaccttgaataaagtcaaattaactgctttaaaattgataaaagtaggtgaatcttataaagatgatttaccatctgtggaactactggaagcagtgataaacgcattttcccctcactagaaacacgtgttttgggtaaaaacgcattttatccactagtgggtaaagtaatttgaccttgaataatgtcaaattaactgctttaaaattgataaaagtatgtgaatctagtaataaagatgttttaccacccggggaactagtggaagcagtgataaatgcatttttttgcgttgtagtttcctcgctacagtgaggggaaaagttttgtgttacactcgggtgcaaatgtattttacttctcgtgtgttaaaaactcgcaagttcaggattctattctcgaaccactcgcttcgctcgtggttcaactatagaatcctttcacttgctcgtttttcaattccacactcggcgttaaaatacaactttgcccccttgtataacaaataactatttttgcgttgtagtttcctcgctacagtgaggggaaaagtttcgtgttacactcgggtgcaaatgtattttacttctcatgtgttaaaaaactcacaagttcaggattctattctcgaaccactcgcttcgctcgtggttcaactatagaatcctttcacttgctcgttttttaattccacactcggcgttaaaatacaactttgcccccttgtataacaaataactattatttatatttttgttcttGTATCGTATATCTACAATAGTTTCTACTAACTGTGACCtagtaaaatgtgtaggtatagtGTTAAGTGTTTAATGTATATTTAGTATAGCATATAAATATGTTGCCACGCCCTAATAGGGTCCATGAGCACGTATACCTACTTTGTAACATCTTATAacaccatggatgcaataaataaatatgaatatcgtaaactagaactttcctttgctaatccgcgaatagataacgtgcaagtcaatcagtgctaacctgttataattacttgcgtattttttcaTGCAATAATTTTACCTccaccgcaaaaaaaaaaaaaaaaaaaaaaaaaataaataggaaagttctagtttacgattaacatggatttccgcaaagtaacgcctgattccatcgattaaatatgaatatgatgatttttatgcgacttttgaaattagacgactttcgtaGGTAATTACCTATATATTGCACCTTACCTATGATTCCAGGCCCGCGTCCAGTTATGGTTCCAGTTTTGGGTGGGTGGGTTTCATCACAAAAAATATTGCCGTACCTACACATACCTAATTCCAAAACTTAAGTCTATTTTAAAGACGTTTAAAGGTACCTGacccactcgctacgctcagtCGCTCATATCTTTCGCTTCCTCAGGTATCAATACTAGCACAAAAGGTTGTTGTTTACAACAACTTGCCCCCTTGTTAAATAACTTTTGTTCATATTCGGCAGTACTTCGTTGATATTCGGAGATAAACTCAGTTGACATCACAATCACTATTACGGTTTTGACGTTGACccaaa
This genomic stretch from Leguminivora glycinivorella isolate SPB_JAAS2020 chromosome Z, LegGlyc_1.1, whole genome shotgun sequence harbors:
- the LOC125240818 gene encoding carbohydrate sulfotransferase 4-like yields the protein MLRRVNFYSICFAFGLSVLLILAGSRYTDNTYNRPYPESRRNIRNFLRIEDGDELYPQLIPTNPYDGSPNLDKLLEKTRGKIKYELSDYNFTHSGVKKLEDLLLESGGKPLRSLIISTWRSGTTFLGDILNALAGNFYHYEPFLSYEIIQIRGPPQADKALSTIKGMLNCDFKDMEDYFKYGKGHLHQFSHNTRLWDHCKYKKELCFDANFTSRFCRLFPFQSMKIVRLRLRLVRDILEDHELNVKVVLLIRDPRGVMQSRQHRGFCQPAPDCWQPELLCADMISDYVAAGRLQQQYPNRLMVLRYEELALEPNTTTLRLFKFLGLSLTPAVEEFLHSHTNIEVAGVSSTFRVSRDVPFRWKTVLDYDYVEEIQMACKEAMELWGYRMAHNATHMASKEFYPLQRYSITQ